The Nicotiana tomentosiformis chromosome 9, ASM39032v3, whole genome shotgun sequence genome contains the following window.
atatattatactatactatatatttgtgtgtgtaaataataaagagcttttaaataaataatatttaatacttatttgatatataaatatatataacttATAATAAGTAATAAGTAGTTaactaattattaaatattaactaaacattttcgaccgatttcggtcgaaaatggcatggtcaaacggtcaaatgtCACTTaatatttccgaccgatttcggtcaaaAATTTCCAATTTAGATCTGCCAGTGACGGGCTTCTTCCCCATTTTCCcattttctctatctctcttccATATCATCTTCTCTCTCCAGTTGCATTTCCACCCAAAACCACACCCAAAATCAACTCTTGTCTCCCTCTTCACCCAAAATCAAAGTCCCTCATCGTCTCCCTCCCCTCCCCCGCCACTGTTCGGCCGCCGGCTGCCACCACTGCTTCCTTCGCCACCACCACCCACTGCTTTTAGCACCCAAAATCAAACCCCCTCTCTTCTCTTTCAAGGTTAGTTATCTATATTTTTTAATCTAAGTAATTTTAATTCTTCTATTGTATAAACTAGGATTTAGTTAATGATTAATTAGATTTAGGGTTTACACCTCTTGATTATGTTTATGCTAGCATTATCTATGTTAGAAGATTATTATTATGCTAGGGTTAGATAATTTTATAGCTTTCAATTATATTGATTATGATTATGCTAGggtttaattctttcaattatttgTTCTATTAGTTTAATTATGATTTATGATTAATGCTAGAGtttaattcttttaatttaactcattttaattatgattaatgctagggttagctaattttatttcatttaattaTATTTCCCTTTAATGGtctaattgaattaaaaaaaatacttatttagggatatatatgaactttcaaattaataagcactcaaattatttaaattaattatattataactaaattttattatataacttaattctataaattaatttgaactatgattaatataatttattcgttctttatgtagatggaatatcgtagttggatgtataataggaattatcctaatcgtcggtttttgagggaggaatttatagaaggggttaaggaatttattacgcatgcaatgtcacttgaaccgTTTCGGATTGGAGGGttgattaggtgtccttgtgtaAAGTGCAAGTGTTTGTATTTTTTTTGGATCGGAGGATGTTAAGGCTCATCTTTATAAAAAAAGGTTTATGAATAATTATTTTATGTGGACTAGTCATGAAGAGATTGATGGTagtgatggtgtatttcataacGTAGTTGTTGGTAAAAGTAGTAGCTCGGTGGGTAATAacgttcaacatcctagataccatgaaatggttgCGGATGCATTTGGGATGCACTTCAATTTTGAAACCCATGGAAGTGTTGAACAACCTCCTaacgaagaggcaaaatatttttatgaacagttagaggccgTTAGTCGTCCATTAAGGGAAGGGAATAGCTACTCttatttatttaatgtaattgctatgttgcaggTTCATTCCTAATCATCAGGttacaaagataatcactgatATTCTTGGCGGGTTGTATAATGCACCCTATCCGACTTGGAGTGACTTTTCAGAGGATCTCGTGCAACAAATGTTCAACCAATTTTTATCTAACGTTACATATTTTATTTGCAGATTAAGTGTGCCTGGGAGGACCGATATAACCGTGAAATTTGTGCAAATTAGGAGTACAAATGCCGTAAGAGACTCTCTAATTCCTTCTGCTCCGCTCGAAAGGTTAACAAGAAGCCTTCATGTGTTCTACCGGATTTATGGGAGGATCTGCAGAGGTATTGGGCCACCGAGAAATTCGAGAAGCAGAGTGAACTGAGAAAGAAGgcccgagcatctgagaagggtggctccttgcactgtCTGGGTTCAAGGAGCATGGGGGATACGAGGAGACaactggtaattccttaaaatattttggTCTATTTTTATggaattatatttatatatgttaatttcattaacacgttttattatatttgtaggaaaaaaaatATGAGATGAAGATGAGTCATGATGAGTTCTTtatggagactcacatccggaaaaagaaggcaccgacagatccaactagatgggttgaggaccgggcggagactacacatgtaagtttcataactactataaatgtttataatattatatagttagtaattttctatcttctaaataaagggtcgctacaagattaatgtggAAGAGTACACTCAGAtcttgccaccgaatgagcaaggcgagcgaccgCCCATTTCAGACGAAGAAGCGCAGAGGATATGGTTAGATGTTGTCGatggtcctaaaaaggggatagcatacgACCTTCCAGATAAATCATTTCGGCGCTACAGGGCTGGATTGTAAAgtatagggacttccgcccaAGGCGAGGTAATTAATAGGTCGACTATATCTTCTATGGAACAGAAGATCGCAAAGATGACAacagagcttgaagagacaaaggctagagaaaaaaagagagatgaacaatttggtacccttcaagttcagctagaaagGAGGGACGGacaatttaatctccttcaaggtcagttggccaatcttcttgctagtggtgctttctcCATTACCCGATCTCATGAGCCTTCCCCATGTGCCGACGATGAAGGTTATAggagtgaagatggagatgatgctagataaaaaactcattgaatggtgtgtattgctaaacaaagtattgaacttgtcaatatttagttgagactagttttgaatgatgattatattgttattttgttattgaacattttagtagttgttgttgtggttgttattagttattgtggttgttattagttgttgttgttgtttgataaTGGTTATTAGTGTTAGTTAATAGtttttgttagttaattattgttgttgttgttgttgttgttgttgttagtatattcattgttgttgattaattatggttgaatggcagcaatgtaatgctgccattataggatggatattggttgtaattggcaggtggtgtagttcAAAAATAGGCATTTTTTGCCCAGTTTTTACCcagatttccgaccgaattcggtcggaaatttcaaaTGCATTCTCCAGTTTATTGAAATTTCCAactgaattcggtcggaaattatgaatatatatatatatatatatatatatatatatatatatatatatatatatatattaaataaattaacaatttattacaatttacaactaattatttaattaaatataattattatttttttaaattttcgactTAATTCGGTCGaaaaatgaaaataataataaaaaaaattaatagtttccgaccgatttcggtcagaAATTAAAGTTTGACAGTCAGTCAACGCTTTGATGTttccgaccgattttggtcggtacacGTTTGCGACCATTATTTTCCCGACCAAttaaaatcggtcggaattcggtcggaaatagcCGATGGAATTACACTGTTTTTTAGTAGTGTCAGTcaatattttagtcgttcaatatTTAACATACCTTTTCCAAATATAATTAGGAAAAATTATATTGAGATACAATTACTTTTCCAAATAGAAatagaaaagaaacaaaaaactATAAATATTTAGGTACATTAAACAACCCTCCTCCCTCAACAACTTACCACTTCCACCGCTCTTGACATCGTAATGTCAAAGATGAAAGTTCAAAAGAGGCTAGCCATTAAAGGTGAAACATCCATTGATGTTCCAACTGATACCATCTTTTCCATACTTACTAGGCTTCCGGTTAAATCTTTGTTACGTTTTAAATCTGTTTCTAAACCATGGAATGCTATAATATCTGACGATGAATTCACAAAAATTCACCATCATCAAACCAAAGCGTTAGGCCGCAAAAAGCTATTGGTACAAAGACCTACTGGTTATTTCAACTTTAGAGACCTGGAAAATCCTCAATTAATTTTGATGGAAAAACAACTATTTCCTCTAAAAAGATTACAACAATGTGCTGAAATCATGTGCTCATGTGATGGTTTGGTACTTGTTAAGGACCATAAGTCCTATGAGTATGTTTTATGTTGTTTGCTCTTTGAATAAGGGTTGTTGGATAAAGAAAACAAGTTTCCCTTGTCCACTCGTACCATCTATTAGTTATTGCTATCGGGGGATTAACATAGAAAGTTGTGTATTTTGGTCTCTGAGTTGGGGATTAATCAGCGATTATGTAGATATTAGAACTTCTATAATTATATAACGTGAAATCAGATGAAGTAAAAAAGCTTCCAAAGCCAGAATTCGTGGGTGTGAAAGATATTTTTGTTTTGACTAGTTTAAAGGTTGTCTTAGTTTATATGGCGGCCGGCACACACAACAATGAAGGATTGGACATATGGATTATGGAACGAGATGGTTGGAAATTGTTAATGAAAATTTACAACTTGCCCACAATTTGCATATCGTTTGTATGTAATATGAAGCTTTTGTGGTGCAGTGAAAATGGTGAAATTTTCTTCCATGGGCAGTCGATGAATCAACTTGTCATCTATTATCCTAAACAGAAACAATTTGTTACTGTTTCATTACCTGATATGTCCAGAGATTCCAAGTCTCCCCTGCCGTCAATATGTTTGGACAGTTTTTATTTTCCAAAGGTCGAGAGGCGGATTTAAAGGGGCATAATCGGTTTAAAACCTTCGTAAGATCATTGGTTCAGTTCTCGCTGGCCACAATCTCTTTTATTTTGAACCTCTTTAGTTAATCCTGCCTCCGCCGTTACAATCTCAAGGGAGGTGTGAGCAAGAGAATTTATCAAATTAGCCTGCCAGTATTGTTAATTTCTTATACGTGGGTGACTTTTTATTCATCATTGATATTGTTGGGTTCAATTAATTTAAAGTCACTCCTAACAATATGGTATACATGTGCGTTTTATATCAAGTACGCACGATTTTTTTGTTCTTTCAAAATATGACTTACCTATTGAGTTATATATAATGGATTAACTTACATCAATGttgtaaaaaaattattaaatttgccattgtatataacttaaatttatTTATCATTATGGCAGAAGTAGATGCTAATGGTTTTAATACAATAAAAATTAAGCTCTTTCGGGTTAGTGAAACTCTAGCTAGATGATTTTGATCTATAATACTAGTCATTAATGTTCAACTATATATAAGTTGTACCTGATATTGCAATTATGGCTAGATCATTTTACTGTCTTCTAATTAGGGGTGTACACGGATCGGTTTGGTTAGggttttatcaaaaccaaaccaaaccgattatatcggtttggattggttcggttttgttggatttttcgggtttttcgaacttttttttattacataaatattattttaatctttctttattaaagttatagataaagttttgataagtgaatatatgtttattaaaaattaaaaataattaacaaatATATGATCTCTTAAAGTGTTCTTATGAGAGGTTTTTTTTTAATAACACATAatagtttattttcttagtcgtctaccaataatttttggttgatgtacgctttcaaggttaaccgaatttatTAATTAAACATAAAAGTCACTATGATAACTAAATAATGATAGGTTCCATGTAATAGATTATCGAATTACCACTTCAAATTCAAAAAAGATATAAaaaatcttgacatatgaatgcactttatagttctattcaatattatatcccatgaggggatctcaaatatttctagacatcttttaaataaaattctttataaagtcttaaaagtatatatatatgtaacaaCCTAACTAGTTGTTTTAaaagttatagccccgttcccccatttactgctcattctgtactttttaactgttatgtgacttgccggggtagtcggttcgggtccggagagatttcagaatgaattgagatacttagtctcaaggttgaaaaggTTAACTAGATATTGACTTATATAAAATCGAccacggaatagaattttgatgattccaatagtttcgtatggtgattttggacttaggagcatgtccgaaaaattatttggaggtccgtagttaaattaggcttgaaatggctaaaatagaaatttgagtttggaaatttgaccgggagttgactttttgatatcggggtcaaaatccaattctggaaatttgaataggcctgttatgtcatttatgacttgtgtgcaaaatttgaggtcaatcggacttgatttgataggtttcagcattgaatgtaaaagttggaatttttaagtttcattaagcttgaattggagtatgattcgtggttttagctttgtttgatgtgatttgaggtttcaaataagttcgtatgatattttaagacttgttggtgtatttggttgaggtcccgggagcctagGGTAAGTTTcgaaaggttaacggatcaatttttgacTTGGAGAACAGTTGAAGAATTTCTGGTGTCCagctctggtttccttcttcatgttcgcgagagaggtctcgcattcgcgaagggaaacTGGGGCAGGCGAAGATTTGtttttcacgttcgcgaagcaatggacgcgttcgcgaagggtgaggACCAATGTGCACCGCGAACGCGAGAGAggagacgcgttcgcgaagaagagtgaGGGCCGGGGTGGATTTCATGCGTTAGCCTACGCGTTCACGAGTaaggcgtcgcgttcgcgaaggactgGGATCGCGAGAGGACCCTTGCGTTCGTGAAGAGAAAAtcttgggcagcacatttttgtgcttcacgaacgcaaggcgagggtcgcgttcgcgaagaagaaattcctaggcagaaactttaagttctgaaattcgtcccattttttattttttgacaaattggacctcgggaagaggcgattttcgggagatttttaaGAAAAACAACGGGAtaggtgttcttaactcaatattggtcaaattacccgaatccatgattatttttaacatttaattggtgatttaagttggaagatttagaaaaccatcttggtttaatttgaagatttgcagatcgagttgatgtcggattttagtaaaacttgtatggttggactcgtggttgaatggccgttcatattttgtaccttttgtcgggttccaagacgtggatctatgatgacccgataggtcatcttatgttttagaacctgaTTCTGCGAtttgaagccttaaaaatctcatttttatcctcctcgatttgcgtgcgtagtcctgGCGTCTtctcagaaagcttttatgttataaactgagaaaaagaagaatgtTTGCTTAAAAacttcatttgagttgacttcggtcaatacttttagcaaacggacccgaattcgtattttgacggtcccggtgggtccgtatcgtgatttgagacttgggcatatgtccgaaattgaattcagaagtccctagcccgagatatcggactttgtcgaaatttaaaagttaaaggtttaatgaatttaaaatattagaccaaagtttgactttttggataacaggtccgtattttggttccgaaacccGGTATAGGTTTGATCACgctcaactatgccttataaaaaggactaagcggtcgttgcaaatatattccgattaacaagtccggagtcgaatcccacagggaattaacctattaagcacaactactagactcgcacaaattcatgCAATCAATattcagaaatatttaaataacaatttggatgtttactaactaaatatcacgtaatgaaaaagcagtaattaataactaactacgaacaggttgtagacaagaattggaatggtctaaggttctgatttccctcattgtcggaatcctttccactacgtttcctataaatttgcctaagttttctctaccgatcatgagctctCCGAGTATCGTAATTCTCTCTTGAGTAACTACCagaatttactagacatattcttccgaattacgctagctggcactaagtcacggctcactcggatcgcaccaaggtttcgttattcctaatcccacctttaaaccctccgtattgatccctcatatacgttagtaatgatgttgttcaacaactacctaaatatgcactctcttccgagtaatacacactaaataggacagttgattgagagctcttcaacaaACCACAATATAaatgtagttgaacaaatagagaaaaactacggcaaatctatattaacgtaccaggaaaatcatcctccaataggttccatcaaaaccctagattagaagtttagctactcatgctcatagtaacaatatcccaagtattttgcataaataaattacaaagtaaagatgaaggaATGTAGAAATCGATTATTTTTTTCCCCAACAGGTGTTCCACGAGCCATTCTTGCCCCCGATCGCAAAACTCCTTCAAAAGTGGTGTTtaatgtctatttatatgtgtaggaaaagacctaagtGACATAgcccaagtcctagtcaaacaaggatacgaaataagccttcaaaatCCAGATTAGGCTCGCCTCAGACCGTGCCTCGTGAGGTAAAACGCGAGATGAACCTCGCCCCAGACCATGCGACGCCTACCTCCATGCGAGCTCAACCTCGCCTTATCCCTCGCGTCGCCTTCTCCCACGCGAGCTCAAAGGCTCGCCTTGCCAGCTCTAATGCGAGGTCAATAGCTCGCTTCGCCAGCTTCCTCATTTTTCCgctgctcacttctttctttcttcttttcaactgtTTTCGAGCACGCTTTAGACTTTAAATATTCCTTTTGCTCTACTCTCATCTCCAatatacctacacataaaatagaccccattacgcgcaaataaagtgtagtttaacattaaagcacata
Protein-coding sequences here:
- the LOC138898406 gene encoding putative F-box protein At2g02030 encodes the protein MSKMKVQKRLAIKGETSIDVPTDTIFSILTRLPVKSLLRFKSVSKPWNAIISDDEFTKIHHHQTKALGRKKLLVQRPTGYFNFRDLENPQLILMEKQLFPLKRLQQCAEIMCSCDGLKLGQRFYMGLADSLKAIVGASTGGAFLSKSFRECKILLDKMGQNSGWMMSHPNFPSV